The genomic stretch CGCTAACTGGCACTCCAGTACCTTCGAGCGACTGACGCCAGAGCGCGGCGACGCCAGCCACGTGCGGCGTGGCCATGCTCGTGCCGTTCAGGGCCCGAAGACCGCCGCCAGCCTTTGCTGACAGGACGTTCACGCCGGGAGCGCACACCTGCGGGAATGTATTGGAAAAATCCGCGATCACCAAGCCCTCGGGCGATTCGCCGGCCGCGCCGACGGCGACCACGCCGTCAGCGGCGGCGGGCACCGACACGGCGATGGCGATGGGTGGATTGCCATTGAGCTGGCTCTCGTTCCCGGATGCCGCCACCACGATCGCATCACGTCGAAAGGCGGCACCTTGCCTGATCATGTCCATCAGCGCATCGAACATGCGCAGGTTGGCTCTGTAGGCTTCGAGTGCGCGCGATGTCGCCAGCTTGACCGGCATCTGTTGCGACAAGCGCTCCACCATGCCGGGAAAATCGAATCCAAGCGACATAGAGACGACATGGGCGCCATTCTCCGTCGCCCACGTCATGGCGTCGAAGAGCGCTTCGGAGCTACCGGCGCCGCTGGCGTCGAGCACTTTTCCAATCAACACGCGAGTGACGCCGCGAGCCACACCGATACGCGTGCCGTCGACATCACGCCCGAGTATCGTTCCCGCACAGTGCGTTCCGTGCCCCTGGCCATCGCCGTCGCCTTCCCCCGTGAAGTCCTTTTGAACCAGCGCAACACCTTGGAAGGCTGGATGCTGTGCGTCGATTCCCGTGTCGAGCACTGCAACGCTCACTCCTGTGCCGTCGAACGGAGACGTGTCTGCATTGACCGCGGCTATACCCCACGCGTCCGTCGCGGCTGTGCCGATCCCGTTGTCCATTGGCTTGATGAGCGTCAGCGGAATGGGCCGCGCAATAGCGGCTACCTCGGGATCACGAGAGAGGTCGCGGACGTCGTTGGCGCTCAACTCCGCAACCTCCACATGCGGCGTTGCGGGTTCGCCGTCCAGTGTCCGCGCCCTGCCGGCTGCCGCGCCTGCCTCGAATGGGTCCGCCGTGTGGAGTCCACGCCCGGCGTGCAGAACGATGTAGTCGTCCATGAGAGCCTCCCCCGACATGTGTGTGTGCTGCTATAGCTAATGAAACGCTGGGGTAGGCTCGACCGAACGATACGCGGGAGGAAGAGGATCGCGAATGCCGATTATTCACTTGCCCTGTCGCGGCCGCCGAGCCTACGCTGCGCACAGGAGATGCTGCGTGAAACACTTCCTGCTGTTTTACGACCTCGAGGGTGACTATCTCGCACGACGCGGAGACTTTCGCGGTGCCCATCTGCAGAAAGCATGGGAGGCCTCCACGACGGGAGATCTGATACTGGCTGGCGCGCTGACCGATCCGGTCGATCGAGCCGTGCTTCTGTTCCAAGGCGACTCGGCGGACGTGGCTGAGAGGTTCGCTCGGGCGGATCCCTACGTCGTGAATGGCCTGGTCCAGCGATGGTATGTCCGTGAGTGGACGACAGTGGTGGGCGACGCGGCGGCGACACCGGTCCAACCGAGCCAGCCGTGACGCGTTCTCGGCAGCAACGCCGGCCGACTGGCGAGATCGTGGAGGCTGAATGATCGTTCGACTCTGGCGTGGGCGCGCACGGCGTGAGCGTGCGGATGCGTATCAGGCATACGTCGTGACGGCGGTGTTTCCCAAGCTTGTCGCAATTGATGGGTACGTCGGCGGGCGCGTCCTTCGCCGCGATACGGGGACGGACGTCGAGTTTCTCGTCGTGACGGAGTGGGCATCATGGGACGCGATCAGGGCCTTCGCGGGCGGACGACCGGAAGTCGCCGTCATCGAGCCAGACGCGAGGGCCATGCTCACCGACGTGGATGAGCATGTGCGGCACTTCGCCGTGGCGCACGAATCCCGCCGCGCGTGACGGCAGTGTTCTGCTTGCAGACGACGAGCTCGCCAGCTCGATAACCTGCCGCCCTCCATCCGCTTGACATCTCAATTCTACACGTGTAGTACTACGCATGTAGTGGTAAGGGCGCTTCGGTGAGGCGCCTTGCCCATGCGTGCTGGCAGTATCGGTTCGTGTCTGGATCAACGGACGATGGAGAATGCGTGTGAGCTATTCGCTGACGGAGCTGCAACTCGCGCTGATGCGAGTGTTGTGGGCGCGGAACGAGGCGACGGTGGTGGAGGTGCAGGGGGCGCTCGAGGCGGAGCGGCCGCTGGCGCAGTCGACGGTCGCAACGCTTCTCTCCCGGCTCGAGAAGAAGGGGCTTTTGTCTCACCGCGTGGAGGGACGGCAATACGTTTACCGGCCGACGGTGTCTGAGGCGGACGTGAAGCGTTCGATGGTGGGTCAGTTCGCGGAGCTGGCGGAGGGATTGTTCCAAGGGGACGTGGCGGCGCTGGTGAGCCACCTGCTCACGGCGCAGGATGTCGAGGCGGGCGACCTCGCGCGCGTCAAGGCGCTGATCGAGGCCCGCGAGCGTGAGCTGGGCGGGAGGCGCTCATGATGAGGGAGATTGGCTGGATTGGCGGCGACGTGGTAGCCGGTGTGCTGGGCTGGCTGCTGACCTACGCGGTGCACAGCACGATCCTGCTGGCGAGTGCAGCGCTCGTGACGGTGCGGTTGATCAGGTCGGATGCGTGGCGTGAAACGGTGTGGCGCGCGGCGCTCGTAGGAGCGCTGGCGACGGCGACGCTCCAATCGGGGCTCGGCTTGCAGCCGCTGGCAGGCGAGTGGCGGATCCCGTTTGGAGAACATGCGCAACATGGCGCCATCAAGGGTGAAGGCCCGACCTTTAGGTCAGGCGCGCAAACGCCAGCCAAGAACGTGCGCGCCCAGAGCGCCAGCGATGTGGGCTCAGTCTCAGCGACGTCAAAGGACAGAGGCGCGGATGAAGCAACGCCAGTGAACAGGCTCGCCCGCGACGCAGTCGTCGTCCGCCCTCTGGCACAGCAGATCGAGGCGCGCGATGATCCAGCCTTCGCGACGAGTCCGGGCCGCCCCGCGACGTTCACATGGCCGGAAGTGATCCTCGCGCTCTGGTTGGCCGGAGCATTTCTCTTGGTGGCGCGACTGGCGTACGGACAGCTTCGTTTGCACTGGCTCCTGCGGGATCGCCGGCCTGTGACCGAGGGCAACGTGCTCGCGGTGCTTGCGTCGCTCAGACGGAACGCCGGCGTGTGGCGGCCCATCGAGCTGACGACGTCGCTGGTCTGTCCGGGGCCGATTGCGCTGGGGACGTCGGAGATCTGCGTGCCCGAGCGCTTCCTGCAAGACCTGGATTCGGATCAGCAGCGCAGCGCGCTCGCGCACGAGCTGGCGCACCTGGCCCGTCGGGATCCGGTCTGGCGTCTGCTCACGGGGCTGGTCGAGGCGGTCTTCTTCTTCCAACCGTTGAACCGTGTGGCACGACTCCGCTTGCGCGAAGCGTCCGAGAATCTCAGTGACGATTGGGCCGTCCGGCAGACCGGCTCCGCGTTGGCGCTGGCGCGCTGTCTCGTCGAGGTGGCGTCATGGATCGGCCGCGGACCCAGTCCCGTGTCTTCCGGCACGATGGCGATGGCGGAGGGCGGTTCGCCACTGTTGCTGAGGGTCGAACGTCTGCTGAGCGAGCACATCCCTCACGCGCCAGGTGGGCGGACTCTACGGTCGGCCGCAGCCGTAGGATTGGTGCTGCTGGTCTGGGCGGCGGCTCCCGTCGTGTCCGCCGGCACCATCCCGGAGCGGGAGGATGCGAGCGAAAGCCACGCCATTCAGGAGCCCGCCGCGGCGAACCGGCCTTCGACACCTAGTGCAGACGCTTCGTCCGCGGTGCAATCGCAAGTGTCGTCTCAGGAGCAAGTGGTTCGCCACGCCGCGCCTCGCGAGACGCTCGAATCGCGCTGGCAATGGGCGGCTGCCGAGGCTGAGCGCCGGGGCGACTCGCGCTACTGGATCGCCTACGCCTTCGAGCGGATGTTACCTGCCGGTCGGATTCATGTCGACGACAGTGCCAACTGGTCGAGCGATGAAATCGACGACGTGCCTTTGGGCACGCGAGTGTACGGGCCGTCGTACAGGCGGCCGTCAGAGGCCACCCCCGTCAGCGGCGCGAGGAACGAGCCTCCGCAGAAGACGAGCGCGATGGTACGGCAGCCCGTGCTGGTGCTGTTTCACATGATCGGGGCACAGGCGCGCGATCCGCGCGTAGAACGAGTGTCGGTCCGCAGCGCGTCGGCTGGCATGAACCTCCGCGGGGCGCGGTTGTACTGGCTTGGCCCGGCGTCGGATGCGGACAGCTTCGATTGGCTGCGTGGCCGAGTCGACGAGCTGCAGGATGTACGGTTACAGGGTACGGTCGTGGAGGCGATCTCGATGCACGATGACGCGGAGCGCGTGGTACCGTTTCTGGAGCAGGTCGTCGAAAGCAATCGACCAGACGAGGTGCGCGAGGAGGCGGCCGAGGGCGCGGCGTGGCACCCGACCGATCGCAGCGTGGCCTTGCTGCGCACGACTGCGCTGAAGGACCGCGCGACGAGCATTCGTGAAGAGGCGGCGGAGACGCTCGGTGACATCCGCACGCCGGCGGCAGCGGTCGCGGTGGACGAGTTGCTCCGCGTGGCGCAGCCGGAAAGCGTCCGGGAAGAGGCGGTCGAGGCGACGG from Luteitalea sp. encodes the following:
- a CDS encoding S8 family serine peptidase → MDDYIVLHAGRGLHTADPFEAGAAAGRARTLDGEPATPHVEVAELSANDVRDLSRDPEVAAIARPIPLTLIKPMDNGIGTAATDAWGIAAVNADTSPFDGTGVSVAVLDTGIDAQHPAFQGVALVQKDFTGEGDGDGQGHGTHCAGTILGRDVDGTRIGVARGVTRVLIGKVLDASGAGSSEALFDAMTWATENGAHVVSMSLGFDFPGMVERLSQQMPVKLATSRALEAYRANLRMFDALMDMIRQGAAFRRDAIVVAASGNESQLNGNPPIAIAVSVPAAADGVVAVGAAGESPEGLVIADFSNTFPQVCAPGVNVLSAKAGGGLRALNGTSMATPHVAGVAALWRQSLEGTGVPVSAQNVIARLIASTTRSGFAPGTADAHRGNGLVQAPQA
- a CDS encoding antibiotic biosynthesis monooxygenase; its protein translation is MIVRLWRGRARRERADAYQAYVVTAVFPKLVAIDGYVGGRVLRRDTGTDVEFLVVTEWASWDAIRAFAGGRPEVAVIEPDARAMLTDVDEHVRHFAVAHESRRA
- a CDS encoding BlaI/MecI/CopY family transcriptional regulator, translating into MRVSYSLTELQLALMRVLWARNEATVVEVQGALEAERPLAQSTVATLLSRLEKKGLLSHRVEGRQYVYRPTVSEADVKRSMVGQFAELAEGLFQGDVAALVSHLLTAQDVEAGDLARVKALIEARERELGGRRS